TCGGAATGCTACCATGGACGCCATGAGTCGCGCTCTGCGAAAAGTAGCTCGGTCCCTGTTTTCGAACGAAATAGAGCGAGTCGAAATGCCGAACAGGTTTGCCCACCCACCGTTCAACTGTTATGACGAGAAGACTAATCCGGTAGAACATGTCAGCCATTATATTTAGATGATGTCTTTGCATACTCATAACGATGCGCTCATGTGCAAGGTATTTCCTTCGAGTTTGGAACCGACTATATTGAGGTGGTTTAATGGGTTACGGAAAGAATCCATACGTAATTTCTCCAAGCTGATTCAAGAGTTCGGAGTCCGGTTTGTGACGTGCAGTCGAGTACCTCAGCCAGTAGACGCGCTTCTCTCAATGAAAATGAGGGCGAGAGAGACCCTCCGTAGTTACGCCAGCCGGTATTGGGAGTTATACAACGAGATTGGCGGGGATAACGAAAGGGTGGCGGCAAGCACATTTAGGATGGGGTTGCCCGAGGATTCCGGGCTACGAGAGTCGTTAACCAAAAAGTCGCCTGAAGGCATGCGGTAGCTTATGAGACGCATCGAGGAATACAAACGATTAGAAGATGACCGGCTGCAGAGCAAAGGCAAAGTGCTGATGATAACTCATCCCCGACAGGCAGGTTTCCCGTTCAGGCCTCGTGGGGGTCTGGCGATTCAAGAACAGGCCGCACAAATGGAAGAAGTGAACGTGACATTTAAGGAACCGATACACAGGATTCTTGATCGGATCAAACACAAGCCGTATTTTCGATGGCTGAACAAGATGGGAGGGGACCCATCCAGAATGAATCAGATTCTGTACTGCACTTATCACCGAGACAAGGGTCACACCACCGAACAgtgccgggtattaaaagaCCACCTCGGGCAGCTAGTCAAGACCGAGCACTTAAAGGATTTCGTGCTAGACTCGGGGGACAGAGTTGTAGGGCAAGATACTCGGCAAAGGGGAAACCCTCTCCCACCCCCTGTGGGGGTAATTGAAGTAATCCATGTTGCGCTGGAGAAGCTCATTGTAGGAAAGAGGAAAGGAGTGTTGACAGTGGTACCGGTAGAAGGTAACCCAGGTCTACAGTCGCTAGGTAAGAAGATGAAGTTTGTACGGGAGCGGCATCGTTTGACGATGACGATTTAGAGGGGACGATTCAGCCACATGATGACGCATTAGTGGTCATGGCCCGGATAAACGGCTTCTTAGTAAAAAGGGTGATGATAGACCAGGGAAGCGAGGCCGACGTGATGTACCCCGATCTATTCAAGGGACTAGGTCTAAAGAAGGAGGACCTTGTAAAGCACACTTCACCCTTGGTTGGGTTTGACGGCAAAGTAGTGATTCCTGAGGGGCAAATCTCTCTCCCCGTGATTATGGGAGGGAAAGAGGTATCTGTAACGTTCACAATAGTAAGTTCATTTTCCCCGTATATTGCCATCCTGGGAAGACCATGGATCCATTCAATGAGGGTCGTCCCATCAACACTGCATGTAAAGATTAAATTCCCCACCAAGCAGGGTGTCATTGTAATAAAAGGAGACCAGCAAGTGGCCAAACAGTGCCTTACTGCCGTAGTGAACTGGAAGTAGGGGAATCAGATCAGTCACGGAGAAATCACCGGACAACTGGTTGGAGACGAGGAGACTGGGCGGCCCTAACAGGGGCGTATTGAACAGGAAGATGTGCCCCGAAAAAACCCATTATAGCAATTAAAGGATCCCCGAGAAGGGATGGGGGCTGGTTGTGTTGAGGAGTTAGTAAAGGTAAAAATACTACCAGACACTAATAAATACTTTCAGGTCGGAGCAAGCATGAGTTGCGAGAAAAGAGTCCAAGTATTACTACTTctggttcaaaacttagatgTTTTTGCTTGGGATCCTTATGAAGTTCTCTGGGTCGATCCCGGGTTTATTGTCCACAAACTTAATGTAGACCCTTCATATCCCCCGAAGAAGCAGAAGCCGAGAAAGTCGACCAAAGACCACGTTGAGGCAGTAAGACAGGAGGTAGAGAAGCTGAAGGAGGCAGGAGCAATAAGGGAGACCTTTCTCGGAATAGCTGGCAAATACCGTGGTTGTCCGGAAGAAGAACGGCAAATGGAgggtttgtgtggatttcacggattTGAACCgagcatgcccaaaggacccgtTCCCCATGCTAAAGATTGATCAAATAGTGGACGCCACTTATGGACACCCGAGAATGACcttcctagatgccttccaAGGGTACCATCAGATTGCCCTGGCTGGTGAAGACTAGGAGAAAACGGCGTTCATATCCCCCGATGCTAATTATCATTACACCGTGATGCCTTTTGGGCTAAAAAATGCCAGGGCGACATACCAACAGATGATGACGAGGATGTTTCGGGATAAAATTGGGCATACAGTCGAAGTGTATATCGACGATATGGTgataaaaagaaagcaaaaggtCCGACATGTAGATGATCTCCGGGGAGTGTTCGAGGTGTTGCAAAAGCACAGATTGCGTCTTGACGCTGAAAAATGCGCCTTTGGAGTGGGGGCTGGCAAATTTTTGGGGTACTTGATCACCAACAGGGGGATAGAGGTCAATCCCGACCAAATAGAAGCCGTGAAGCGTCTCCGATCGCCGAGCAACCTGAAAGAAGTACAGGTATTGACCGGGATGCTGGCTGCTCTCAACCAGTTCATCTCAAAATTTTCAGGTCGCTGCCATCCTTTTTATCAGCTTTTGAAGAAATGGAAGGGGTTTCGGTGGGATGATGAATGTGAAAAGGTTTTCCAGAACCTTAAGGAGTACTTAGTGCGAGCACCGATGTTGAGCACACTAGAGCCCGGAGAGGAATTGCTCATGTACCTCTCGGTATCCGAACATGCTGTAAGTGTTTTGCTTTTAAGGGACCAGGGAGTACAACAACCCGTGTATTATATCAGCAAGACTCTAGTCGACGTCGAGACCAGGTATTTGCCCTTGGAGAAATTGGTGTTGGCCCTAATGCATGCTACCAAGAAATTGCCTCAGTACTTCCAGGCTTATACCGTATATGTGCTGACCGAACATCCCCTACAGTCATTATTGAAAATATCTGATCTCACGGGGCGAATAGCTAAATGGGGGACACAGCTCGGGGCATTCGACGTGAGGTACAAGCCGAGAAGTGCAGTAAAGGGGCAGGTATTAGCAGATgttgaagaagtggaaggggtttcggTGGGATGATGAATGTGAAAAGGTTTTCCAGAACCTTAAGGAGTACTTAGTGCGAGCACCGATGTTGAGCACACTAGAGCCCGGAGAGGAATTGCTCATGTACCTCTCGGTATCCGAACATGCTGTAAGTGTTGTGCTTTTAAGGGACCAGGGAGTACAACAGCCCGTGTATTATATCAGTAAGACTCTAGTCGACGTCGAGACCAGGTATTTGCCCTTGGAGAAAATGGTGTTGGCCCTAATGCATTCTACCAAGAAATTGCCTCAGTACTTCCAGGCTTATACCGTATATGTGCTGACCGAACATCCCCTACAGTCATTATTGAAAAGATCTGATCTCACGGGGCGAATAGCTAAATGGGGGACACAGCTCAGGGCATTCGACGTGAGGTACAAGCCGAGAAGTGTAGTAAAGGGGCAGGTATTAGCAGATTTTGTAGCAGAATTCTCTCCTAAAGGGGAGATGGTCTGTTAGGTGGAGCACCGCCCGTGGAAGGTACATGTGGATGGGGTTTCCAGTGCCAAAGGGGCCTGAGCCGGGGTAGTCATAATCACCCCGGAAGGAATTCTCTTGGAGCATTTGTTCAGGTTGGGGTTTAATGCCTCCAACAATGAGGCCGAGTATGAATTTTTGCTTGCCAGACTGAGGGCAGTTTCACGGTTGGAGGCCCGGGATGTAGAGATTTATTCGGATTCAAGACTCATAGTCAACCAAGTGCAGGGGAGTTTTGAGGCTCGAGATCCTCGGATGAAAGCATACTTAGACTTGGTGAAGCAAGTCATAGACGGATTTTGTATGGTGATGGTGATTCAAGTGGCTCGAGCACAGAACAGACACGCTGACTCTCTCGCCACTCTGGCATCTTCAATTGCCAAGGATATTCCCCGGCTTATCAGAGTGGAACTCGTCCCCGAGCCCAGCATTAAGGTGGCAGGAAATGAGGGGGCTGTGAGAGTCGAAGTCACAGCAGTCTCAACACTTGGACCAAGTTAGATGGACCCCATCATAGATTTCTTGGCCGATGACCGGATTCCGGACGATGAGAAAGAGGCCAACAAGGTCCGCAGGGTGGCTGCTAGGTATTGGTTGTCTGAAGATTGGAAACTCTATCGTAGGTCATTCGGAGGGCCATATTTGTCATGCTTACACCCGGAGAAAGTGGGCCAACTCCTAGCCGAGTTGCATGAAGGGGTATGCGGCAGCCATGTAGGGGGACGGTCACTGGCACACCAGGCAATGACTCAGGGATTCTAGTGGCCCCAGATGCAGAAGGACGCCGCAAAATACGTTCGAAAGTGTGAGCAGTGTCAGAAGCACGCCCCTCAAATACACCAACTTGCCGGGCATTTGAACCCGATTAGCAGTCCTTGGCCCTTCGCATAATGGGGGCTGGACATACTCGGGCCATTTCCCCGAGCAACGGGCAATCGAAGATTCCTGTTGGTAGCCgttgattacttcaccaaatgggcgAAGGCAGAGGCTTTGGCCAATATccgggacgtagatgtgaagaaatTCGTATGGAAGAATATAATCACCAGGTTCGGGGTCCCGGACTCCCTTATATCGGATAATGGGCTGCAGCTTGATAGCCGAGGTTTCCGTGAATTTTGCAGCAATCTCGGCATCAAGAATAGGTACTCTACTCCGGCGTATCCCCAGGGCAATGGCCAGGCTGAGGCCATGAACAAGGTAATTGTGAACGGCTTCAAGCGAAGGCTGGAAGGAGCGAAGGGCAACTGGGCTGAAGAACTACCCAATGTTTTGTGGGCATACCGGACAACTCCTCGAAGACCCATGGGTGAAACCCCATTCTCTCTCACTTACGGGGCTGAAGCCGTGATACCAGCCGAGGTCAACCAATGTAGCGCACGAGTTTCAGAATTCAATACAAAACAGAAGAAGGTCAGCTAACGGAGCCCCTAGATTTACTTGAAGAATATCAAGAAGCAGCAACCATAAGGCTAGCAGAGTATCAACAAAAGCTTGTCTGGCGCTACAACCAAGGTGTAAGAGTGAGAGAATTCAACGCCGGAGACCTGGTACTAAGAAAGGCAGTAAGAAGCATGCAAGATACAAATGCCGGGAAGCTAGCCCAAACTTGGGAAAGACCGTACAGAGTTACAGCTATTGCAAGCATGAGGGCATATTATCTTGAAGACATGAACGAAGTACCATTGCCCCGACCTTGGAATGCTTATAATCTTAAGAAGTTTTATCATTGACCGTCCATGCAtgaaaaaatgtaaattgtacTAACTCATATGATAAAGATACAGCTAGTTCGTTCTTGCCGGGCAAATTCTTTTTGTTCACTATGTCCAGTTGATGGACAAGGGGAAAGCTAAGGAAATTCAAGCAGCTCAAAAACATGtttaaggacagaagcctgcttctcggttcgattcctatcaccgagcaggtggaaaccttactaaatatttctaaggacagaagtctgcttctcggttcgattCCTTTCACctagcaggtggaaaccttactaaAACATGTCTAAGGATAGAAGtctgcttctcggttcgattcctatcaccgagcaggtggaaaccttactaaaatatttctaaggatagaaacctgcTTCTCGGTTCAACCTCTATCAACCAACTAGGGAAAGCTGCGCATACATTTGTGGAAACTTTGAAACATACACAAGAAGGAGAAAATATACATGCATTATCACAATTGATCGGCAAATAACACAAATTTGAAATCAAGCGTGATAAATCAATTTTGTCATCACCAAAACCGGTGATATTAAGATTCAAATTCAGAAACCAAGCAAACTGTTTAAAACTAGGAAATAATTGTCTAGGCGCCATAGCCCGGTGACATGGGCAAACCAACtcgaaattaaataaaaactgtaaGAATGAAAGCGAATAGAAGAAAAGTAAAGCAGGTTCGGCAATTAGGAAGAAAGATCCACGGGCTATGTCTCAGAGGTCATCTTGGCGGAGTGGTGCTCGGGTACGGGAGGTTGGGAATGGACATCTTCACCTTGAGGGCCTTCA
The sequence above is drawn from the Quercus lobata isolate SW786 chromosome 12, ValleyOak3.0 Primary Assembly, whole genome shotgun sequence genome and encodes:
- the LOC115970253 gene encoding uncharacterized protein LOC115970253, which produces MRRIEEYKRLEDDRLQSKGKVLMITHPRQAGFPFRPRGGLAIQEQAAQMEEVNVTFKEPIHRILDRIKHKPYFRWLNKMGGDPSRMNQILYCTYHRDKGHTTEQCRVLKDHLGQLVKTEHLKDFVLDSGDRVVGQDTRQRGNPLPPPVGVIEVIHVALEKLIVGKRKGVLTVVPVEGNPGLQSLGKKMKFVRERHRLTMTI